In one Parambassis ranga chromosome 6, fParRan2.1, whole genome shotgun sequence genomic region, the following are encoded:
- the glp2r gene encoding glucagon-like peptide 2 receptor: MPTLLPTWHTRTKLLLTLLFGVSSHQVTSSLLESLIAKRTEYWENCNVTLTTGAFSKTGNYCKGAFDTYVCWPHSSPGNVSVPCPPYLPWISEDTTRRAHRECLDNGRWRQMENSSEPWRDASECLEDHYFKDKEDEMLRQTALRLISVIGYSLSLFALTLATLLMGMLRKLHCTRNYIHMNLFMSFILRAVAIMSKELILYMMYSNLPKDDPGWNSYPSSAIALLCKFSKVCMEYFVACNYFWLLVEAIFLHTLLFTAVLTKRRLLKKYMLLGWGTPVLFVAPWTVVKILYENTECWSIVNRWFWWIIRGPITLSVVVIFCIFIKILMLLLSKLKADQVKFTDYRYSLARATLVLIPLLGIHEVVFTVLIDECVEGSSRYARNFINLTLSSFQGFLVAVLYCFANGEVQAELKKRWQLFLFTNHFKVRTCFRGAPLKHLWKRTQGHHPQRSQQSDSYDEGGASAAHPHLLQVAVHGGASRPLRTGETKGQGLKGCDATGLDFLTRKSLSSSDGEMTLGETMEEILEESEF, from the exons ATGCCAACCCTGCTGCCAACCTGGCACACGAGGACCAAACTCCTGCTTACACTCCTCTTTGGAGTCTCCAGCCATCAG GTGACCAGCTCACTGCTTGAAAGCCTGATTGCTAAACGGACTGAATACTGGGAGAACTGCAATGTGACTCTGACGACAGGTGCATTCTCAAAAACTG GAAACTACTGTAAAGGAGCATTTGACACCTACGTGTGTTGGCCACATTCGTCTCCTGGAAACGTGTCGGTCCCCTGCCCTCCTTATTTACCATGGATCAGTGAGG ATACAACCAGGAGGGCACACAGGGAATGCTTGGACAATGGCAGATGGCGGCAGATGGAGAACTCCTCCGAGCCCTGGAGGGATGCCTCTGAATGTCTGGAGGACCATTACTTTAAAGAcaag gaggATGAAATGCTTCGCCAGACAGCCCTCAGGCTTATCTCTGTTATTGGCTATTCCCTGTCACTGTTCGCCCTCACGCTGGCCACTCTCCTGATGGGCATGCTCAG GAAGCTCCACTGTACCAGGAATTACATCCACATGAACCTCTTCATGTCATTCATCCTAAGAGCGGTGGCCATCATGTCTAAAGAGCTCATACTGTACATGATGTATTCAAACCTGCCCAAGGACGACCCTGGATGGAACTCCTACCCGAGCTCTGCG ATAGCGCTGCTGTGCAAATTCTCCAAAGTGTGCATGGAGTACTTTGTGGCCTGTAACTACTTCTGGCTTCTGGTGGAGGCCATTTTCCTTCACACACTGCTCTTCACTGCTGTGCTGACCAAGAGGCGGCTGCTGAAGAAATACATGTTGCTTGGATGGG GAACTCCTGTCTTGTTTGTGGCGCCCTGGACAGTGGTCAAGATTTTATATGAAAACACAGA ATGCTGGTCTATTGTGAACAGATGGTTCTGGTGGATAATAAGGGGACCCATTACTTTATCAGTAGTG GTTATTTTCTGCATATTTATCAAGATTTTAATGCTGCTGCTCTCCAAGCTGAAGGCCGACCAAGTGAAATTTACTGACTACAGATACAG TTTAGCCAGAGCAACCCTGGTCCTGATTCCTCTGCTGGGAATCCATGAAGTGGTCTTCACTGTGCTGATAGATGAATGTGTGGAGGGCAGCAGCCGCTATGCCCGAAACTTCATCAACCTGACACTCAGCTCATTCCAG GGATTCCTGGTAGCTGTGCTGTACTGTTTCGCTAATGGCGAG GTCCAGGCTGAACTGAAAAAGCGCTGGCAGCTTTTCTTGTTCACCAACCACTTCAAGGTCAGGACCTGTTTTCGGGGGGCACCCCTCAAGCACCTGTGGAAGCGCACCCAAGGGCACCACCCGCAGCGCTCTCAGCAGAGCGACTCCTACGACGAGGGCGGCGCTTCAGCGGCACACCCGCATCTGCTTCAGGTGGCCGTGCATGGAGGCGCAAGTCGGCCGCTCAGAACGGGCGAGACTAAAGGTCAGGGGCTGAAGGGCTGTGATGCAACAGGGCTGGACTTTCTCACCAGGAAGAGTCTTTCCAGTAGTGATGGAG